From Streptomyces qinzhouensis, one genomic window encodes:
- a CDS encoding ParB/RepB/Spo0J family partition protein: protein MSSDMFIETDRTHQTRSQSATDQETEDGQPSELKLGSIGRNPDNPREALRDLEPLTTSIREIGLVNAITVASVEAYVRERPARAAELDPGARYIVVDGHRRLEAARRAGLASVRVSVDDALVSTDRSLLEAAFVANVHRDDMNPLEQAYALKKLVEFYGSQNKAAKRLGIAQSTISSKLSVLELGPELQADLLAGRRKVVHVRNLSRLSPQQQKQRADARAAASASRNPEARGARTSDHRHPARVHAPPGTMAGIPRQRGIVTMPWADGAACAEIAIARMRPSERRRMLQRLWQEAEKEARAARRLAAPRQV, encoded by the coding sequence ATGTCTTCCGATATGTTCATCGAGACCGACAGGACGCACCAGACACGATCCCAGAGTGCCACGGACCAGGAGACCGAAGACGGGCAGCCGTCGGAGCTGAAACTCGGCTCCATCGGCCGGAATCCCGACAACCCTCGGGAGGCCCTGCGCGACCTCGAACCGCTGACCACCAGCATCCGGGAGATCGGCCTCGTCAACGCCATCACGGTTGCTTCGGTGGAGGCGTACGTACGGGAGCGACCGGCCCGTGCCGCCGAACTGGACCCGGGCGCCCGCTACATCGTCGTCGACGGCCACCGGCGGCTGGAGGCGGCGCGCAGGGCGGGACTGGCCAGCGTCCGCGTCAGTGTGGACGACGCCCTCGTCTCGACCGACCGCTCTCTCCTGGAGGCGGCGTTCGTCGCCAATGTCCACCGGGACGATATGAACCCGCTGGAGCAGGCGTACGCCCTGAAGAAGCTGGTGGAGTTCTACGGCTCCCAGAACAAGGCCGCCAAGCGGCTGGGCATCGCCCAGTCGACGATCTCCTCCAAGCTGTCCGTTCTCGAACTCGGCCCGGAGCTCCAGGCGGACCTGCTGGCGGGCCGGCGCAAGGTCGTCCATGTGCGCAATCTCTCCCGGCTCAGCCCGCAGCAGCAGAAGCAGCGGGCGGACGCCAGGGCGGCGGCCTCGGCATCGAGGAACCCCGAGGCACGCGGGGCGAGGACGTCCGACCACCGGCATCCGGCTCGGGTGCACGCCCCGCCGGGGACCATGGCCGGGATTCCGCGCCAGCGCGGGATCGTGACGATGCCCTGGGCCGACGGTGCCGCCTGTGCGGAGATCGCGATCGCCCGGATGCGCCCCTCTGAGCGGCGGCGCATGCTCCAGCGGCTGTGGCAGGAGGCGGAGAAGGAAGCCAGGGCGGCCCGTCGGCTGGCCGCGCCCCGTCAGGTCTGA
- a CDS encoding MFS transporter codes for MPSPYRAIFAAPGAKAFSAAGLVGRLPLAMTGVGVLAMISELTGRYRLAGLVTATIALSAAALGPQISRLVDRHGQTKVLRPVTLVSVASGTGLIICATAGAPVWTLFLFAAGIGCVPSVGSMVRARWAAIFQGRGELHTAYSWESIVDELCFIAGPPLAIGLSTAWFPAAGPLLAGLFLMAGVFWLTAQKATEPVPAPRDQHTSGSAMASRALQVLVVTFVATGAVFGSVEVVSMAFAEEEGRKAASSIVLAVYAAGSCLAGLVFGLLRLKGAADRRWLIGVGAMAVSMIPLQFVGNLVSLGVALFVAGIAIAPTMVTTMGLVGSHVPAAKLTEGMTWVSTGLAVGVALGSGAAGVAVDEWGAQAAFGVPGVAGLLAAVVAFLGYRRLREPVTTREGQRVDERDQHGERDTNLA; via the coding sequence TTGCCCAGTCCCTACCGCGCCATCTTCGCCGCCCCCGGCGCCAAGGCGTTCTCCGCCGCCGGACTCGTCGGACGGCTGCCGCTGGCGATGACCGGCGTCGGCGTGCTGGCGATGATCTCCGAGCTGACCGGCCGCTACCGGCTCGCCGGACTGGTCACGGCGACCATCGCCCTGTCGGCCGCGGCCCTGGGCCCCCAGATCTCCCGGCTGGTCGACCGGCACGGACAGACGAAGGTACTGCGCCCGGTCACCCTGGTGTCCGTGGCGTCGGGGACGGGCCTGATCATCTGTGCCACCGCGGGCGCGCCCGTGTGGACGCTGTTCCTCTTCGCCGCCGGGATCGGCTGTGTTCCGAGCGTCGGGTCCATGGTCCGGGCCCGCTGGGCGGCGATCTTCCAGGGCCGCGGGGAGCTCCACACCGCGTACTCCTGGGAGTCCATAGTCGACGAGCTCTGCTTCATCGCCGGACCCCCGCTCGCGATCGGTCTGTCCACCGCCTGGTTCCCGGCCGCCGGTCCGCTCCTCGCCGGCCTCTTCCTGATGGCCGGTGTCTTCTGGCTGACCGCCCAGAAGGCCACCGAGCCCGTACCCGCCCCGCGCGACCAGCACACCTCCGGTTCGGCGATGGCCTCCCGCGCCCTCCAGGTCCTCGTGGTCACCTTCGTGGCCACGGGCGCCGTCTTCGGCTCGGTCGAGGTGGTCTCCATGGCCTTCGCCGAGGAGGAGGGCAGAAAGGCCGCGTCCAGCATCGTGCTGGCGGTCTATGCCGCCGGATCGTGTCTGGCCGGACTGGTCTTCGGGCTGCTCCGCCTCAAGGGCGCCGCGGACCGCCGCTGGCTGATCGGCGTCGGCGCGATGGCCGTGAGCATGATCCCCCTCCAGTTCGTCGGGAACCTGGTGTCCCTGGGTGTGGCGCTGTTCGTCGCGGGCATCGCCATCGCCCCGACGATGGTGACCACCATGGGCCTGGTCGGCTCGCACGTTCCGGCCGCCAAACTGACCGAGGGGATGACCTGGGTCAGCACCGGGCTCGCGGTCGGTGTGGCGCTGGGCTCCGGTGCGGCGGGTGTCGCCGTCGACGAATGGGGCGCACAGGCCGCCTTCGGCGTCCCGGGGGTTGCGGGGCTGCTCGCGGCCGTGGTGGCGTTCCTCGGGTACCGCCGGCTGCGCGAGCCGGTGACGACGCGGGAGGGGCAGCGGGTCGATGAGCGCGATCAGCACGGAGAACGGGACACGAACCTGGCGTAA
- a CDS encoding D-arabinono-1,4-lactone oxidase: MSAISTENGTRTWRNWAGTVTARPAREASPASADEVAEAVRRAAEDGLRVKTVGTGHSFTAVAATDGLLIRPDLLTGVRRIDREAMTVTVESGTPLRRLNQALAREGLSLTNMGDIMAQTVAGAVSTGTHGTGRDSGSLAAQIRGLELVTADGSLLTCDAGNNPEVFAAARIGLGALGVITAVTLAVEPLFLLTAREEPMSFGRVVAEFEALYTENEHFEFYWFPHTDNCNTKRNNRSAGPAVPPGAISRWVDDELLSNGLFQVANSLGRAVPAAVPPIAALASRALSARTYTDIPYKVFTSPRRVRFVEMEYALPREACTAALREVRAMIERSPLKISFPVEVRTAPADDITLSTASGRDSAYIAVHLYRGTPHRAYFTAVERIMTAHGGRPHWGKLHTRDAEYLAAAYPRFGEFAALRDRLDPERRFGNDHLRRVLGD; this comes from the coding sequence ATGAGCGCGATCAGCACGGAGAACGGGACACGAACCTGGCGTAACTGGGCGGGGACCGTCACCGCCCGCCCCGCTCGGGAGGCTTCCCCGGCATCGGCGGACGAGGTCGCCGAAGCCGTACGGCGGGCCGCCGAGGACGGTCTGCGGGTCAAGACGGTCGGTACGGGACACTCCTTCACGGCCGTGGCGGCCACCGACGGGCTGCTGATCCGCCCCGATCTGCTCACCGGCGTCCGGCGGATCGACCGCGAGGCGATGACGGTGACCGTGGAGTCCGGAACCCCGCTGCGACGGCTCAATCAGGCCCTCGCGCGTGAGGGCCTGTCGCTCACCAACATGGGCGACATCATGGCGCAGACCGTCGCCGGGGCGGTCAGCACCGGGACACACGGCACGGGCCGGGACTCCGGTTCGCTGGCCGCCCAGATCCGCGGCCTGGAGCTGGTCACCGCCGACGGCTCGCTGTTGACCTGTGACGCCGGGAACAACCCGGAAGTCTTCGCCGCCGCCAGGATCGGCCTGGGCGCCCTCGGAGTGATCACGGCGGTCACCCTCGCCGTGGAACCGCTCTTCCTGCTGACCGCGCGGGAAGAACCGATGTCCTTCGGCCGGGTGGTCGCCGAATTCGAGGCGCTGTACACGGAGAACGAGCACTTCGAGTTCTACTGGTTCCCCCACACGGACAACTGCAACACCAAGCGCAACAACCGCAGCGCGGGTCCCGCCGTCCCGCCGGGCGCGATCAGCAGATGGGTCGACGACGAACTCCTCTCCAACGGCCTCTTCCAGGTGGCGAACTCCCTCGGCCGGGCCGTCCCCGCCGCCGTACCGCCGATCGCCGCGCTCGCCAGCCGGGCGCTGTCCGCCCGTACGTATACCGACATTCCCTACAAGGTCTTCACCTCACCGCGCCGGGTGCGCTTCGTGGAGATGGAGTACGCGCTGCCGCGCGAGGCCTGTACGGCGGCGCTGCGCGAGGTGCGGGCGATGATCGAACGCTCTCCGCTGAAGATCAGCTTCCCGGTGGAGGTACGGACCGCCCCCGCCGACGACATCACGCTCTCCACCGCCTCCGGGCGGGACAGCGCCTATATCGCCGTGCATCTGTACCGGGGGACGCCCCACCGGGCCTACTTCACCGCGGTGGAGCGCATCATGACCGCCCACGGGGGACGTCCGCACTGGGGCAAGCTGCACACCCGGGACGCGGAGTATCTGGCCGCGGCCTACCCCCGGTTCGGGGAGTTCGCGGCGCTCCGGGACCGGCTCGACCCGGAGCGCCGGTTCGGCAACGACCATCTGCGGCGGGTGCTGGGCGACTGA
- a CDS encoding gamma-glutamyl-gamma-aminobutyrate hydrolase family protein, producing the protein MPRPLIAVPARFSPSAPGLPGTAVVSARPLVDAVWRAGGEPVALHPYAPGGFAYADDVAARLARFDGVLLPGGGDIAPHRYAKDGSLHDGSHDRGTPSDPDNTRNTRNTDHTDDADDADDAEQDGFDLELARQALRTGLPILAVCRGLHIVNTVLGGTLREDAHGAETGHRHLVHPVTLRPGSRIARIAGNETVRASCHHRQRVGLLGDGLRVTARAADGTAEALELVGAQDWLTAVQWHPEDTAHDDPAQQRIFDAFVRAAAGTPAP; encoded by the coding sequence CTGCCCAGACCTCTCATCGCCGTCCCCGCCCGCTTCTCTCCGTCGGCTCCCGGTCTTCCGGGCACCGCCGTGGTCAGTGCCCGCCCCCTCGTGGACGCGGTGTGGCGGGCCGGTGGTGAGCCCGTCGCCCTCCATCCGTACGCACCGGGGGGATTCGCCTACGCGGACGACGTGGCGGCCCGGCTCGCCCGCTTCGACGGAGTGCTGCTGCCCGGTGGCGGAGACATCGCACCGCACCGGTACGCCAAGGACGGCTCGCTCCACGACGGCTCCCACGACCGCGGTACCCCGAGCGACCCCGACAACACCCGCAACACCCGCAACACGGACCACACGGACGACGCGGACGACGCGGACGACGCGGAGCAGGACGGTTTCGATCTGGAGCTGGCCCGTCAGGCGCTGCGTACCGGACTGCCGATCCTGGCGGTCTGCCGCGGACTCCACATCGTGAACACCGTGCTCGGCGGCACCCTGCGCGAGGACGCGCACGGCGCGGAGACGGGTCACCGGCATCTGGTGCATCCGGTGACACTGCGCCCCGGCTCCCGGATAGCGCGGATCGCCGGCAACGAGACGGTGCGGGCCTCCTGTCATCACCGGCAGCGGGTCGGCCTGCTCGGCGACGGACTGCGGGTCACGGCACGGGCGGCGGACGGCACGGCTGAGGCGCTGGAACTCGTCGGTGCGCAGGACTGGCTGACCGCTGTTCAGTGGCATCCGGAGGACACGGCTCACGACGACCCCGCCCAGCAGCGGATCTTCGATGCCTTCGTCCGGGCGGCGGCGGGCACTCCGGCCCCGTGA
- the sepH gene encoding septation protein SepH, with translation MTSAGTTREVPMPELRVVAVSNDGTRLVLKAADSTEYTLPIDERLRAAVRNDRARLGQIEIEVESHLRPRDIQARIRAGASAEEVAQMAGIPVERVRRFEGPVLAERAFMAERARKTPVRRPGENSGPPLGEAVQERLVLRGAEKDTTLWDSWRRDDGTWEVLLVYRVAGEPHAASWTYDPPRRLVQAVDDEARALIGETDDTIAAHEASVPFVPRIARLPRDRPLDRTLDRAPDRSAGAAGGGASASEDGERDSLTSLLEAVPSFRGDMVVPERPAPAEAEESAVEPEAEETVAPAASAGAGSAYADVLMPRSVAGHRDRLIGTTDRQAEADGVRPGRRAAVPSWDEIVFGTRRKKQD, from the coding sequence GTGACGTCGGCAGGCACCACCCGGGAGGTCCCCATGCCCGAACTGCGTGTCGTGGCCGTCTCCAACGACGGCACACGACTGGTGCTCAAGGCTGCGGACAGCACGGAGTACACCCTTCCGATCGACGAGCGGCTGCGGGCCGCCGTGCGCAATGACCGCGCCCGCCTCGGCCAGATCGAAATCGAGGTCGAGAGCCACCTCCGCCCCCGGGACATCCAGGCCCGGATACGCGCGGGAGCCTCGGCGGAGGAAGTGGCCCAGATGGCGGGCATCCCGGTCGAACGGGTGCGCCGCTTCGAGGGCCCGGTGCTCGCCGAGCGTGCGTTCATGGCCGAGCGCGCCCGTAAGACCCCCGTACGCCGTCCCGGAGAGAACTCCGGGCCCCCGCTCGGCGAGGCCGTTCAGGAACGGCTCGTGCTGCGCGGCGCGGAGAAGGACACGACCCTCTGGGACTCCTGGCGGCGGGACGACGGCACCTGGGAGGTGCTGCTCGTCTACCGGGTGGCCGGTGAACCCCACGCCGCGAGCTGGACGTACGACCCGCCGCGCAGGCTGGTGCAGGCCGTCGACGACGAGGCGCGCGCGCTGATCGGCGAGACGGACGACACCATCGCGGCGCACGAGGCCAGCGTTCCGTTCGTGCCGAGGATCGCCCGGCTGCCCCGGGACCGGCCGCTGGACCGGACTCTCGACCGGGCGCCGGACCGTTCCGCCGGAGCGGCCGGCGGCGGTGCCTCGGCGTCCGAGGACGGCGAACGGGACTCTCTGACGAGCCTTCTGGAGGCCGTGCCGAGCTTCCGGGGCGACATGGTCGTCCCGGAGCGGCCCGCGCCCGCCGAGGCCGAGGAGAGCGCTGTGGAGCCCGAGGCGGAGGAGACGGTCGCGCCCGCGGCGTCGGCGGGGGCGGGATCCGCGTACGCCGACGTTCTGATGCCGCGTTCGGTCGCGGGCCACCGGGACCGGCTGATCGGGACCACCGACCGGCAGGCCGAGGCGGACGGCGTCCGTCCGGGACGGCGGGCCGCCGTCCCGAGCTGGGACGAGATCGTCTTCGGCACGCGCCGCAAAAAGCAGGACTGA
- a CDS encoding ferrochelatase — MSDLHDPAPYDALLLLSFGGPEGPDDVVPFLENVTRGRGIPKERLKEVGQHYFLFGGVSPINDQNRALLDALRKDFADHGLDLPVYWGNRNWAPYLTDTLRDMVHDGRRRIAVLATSAYASYSGCRQYRENLADALGALKAEGLAPPRVDKLRHYFNDPGFVRPMIDGVLAALADLPAELRAGAHLVFTTHSIPTAAADASGPVAEHGDGGAYLREHRDVARVIAEAVREETGADRPWELVYQSRSGAPHIPWLEPDICDHLEQLHGAGAPAAVMVPIGFVSDHMEVLYDLDTEATAKAAELGLPVRRSATVGADPRFAAAVRRLVLERAATERGEPVRPCVLGALGASQDVCPVDCCPARVPRPAAAGADDPYA; from the coding sequence ATGTCCGACCTGCATGACCCCGCCCCGTACGACGCCCTGCTCCTGCTCTCCTTCGGTGGCCCCGAGGGCCCCGACGACGTGGTCCCGTTCCTGGAGAACGTGACGCGTGGCCGGGGCATCCCCAAGGAGCGTCTGAAGGAGGTCGGGCAGCACTATTTCCTGTTCGGCGGCGTCAGCCCGATCAACGACCAGAACCGCGCGCTCCTGGACGCGCTCCGGAAGGACTTCGCGGACCACGGTCTGGACCTGCCGGTGTACTGGGGCAACAGAAACTGGGCCCCCTATCTGACCGACACCCTGCGGGACATGGTCCATGACGGCCGCCGCCGGATCGCCGTGCTCGCGACCAGCGCGTATGCCTCGTACTCGGGCTGCCGGCAGTACCGGGAGAACCTCGCGGACGCGCTCGGCGCGCTGAAGGCGGAAGGGCTGGCGCCGCCGCGGGTCGACAAGCTCCGGCACTACTTCAACGACCCCGGGTTCGTGCGGCCCATGATCGACGGAGTGCTGGCGGCGCTCGCGGACCTGCCGGCGGAGCTGCGTGCGGGCGCGCATCTCGTGTTCACGACGCACTCCATCCCGACGGCCGCGGCGGACGCCTCCGGTCCGGTGGCGGAGCACGGCGACGGCGGGGCGTATCTGCGGGAGCACCGGGACGTCGCCCGGGTGATCGCGGAGGCGGTGCGCGAGGAGACCGGTGCCGACCGCCCGTGGGAGCTGGTCTACCAGTCCCGCAGCGGCGCCCCGCACATCCCGTGGCTGGAGCCCGATATCTGCGACCACCTGGAACAGCTGCACGGCGCGGGGGCGCCGGCGGCCGTCATGGTGCCCATCGGGTTCGTCTCGGACCATATGGAGGTGTTGTACGACCTCGATACGGAGGCGACGGCGAAGGCGGCCGAGCTGGGGCTGCCGGTGCGACGGTCGGCGACGGTGGGCGCGGACCCCCGGTTCGCGGCGGCCGTGCGCCGACTGGTCCTGGAGCGGGCGGCGACGGAGCGCGGCGAGCCGGTGCGGCCGTGTGTGCTGGGGGCGCTCGGGGCGTCGCAGGACGTATGCCCCGTGGACTGCTGCCCGGCACGGGTCCCGCGGCCGGCGGCGGCCGGTGCGGACGATCCGTACGCATGA